A stretch of the Marivirga tractuosa DSM 4126 genome encodes the following:
- a CDS encoding sensor histidine kinase — MKNYLNYSIILSMISFLLLVAVQPIDAAIDPIFTSQHVNLLTYFFNIESENLTNIFQAVFISLLGLGMFGIAFSFVNVGSKRIKKHNDYLENLVKDRTRTLEEKHQQLRAQNEAYKEALELIHDQKEEIETAQQDLLVKNRDLREAFEEIQSQNELLDHERSKLEQAKRIIQGQNKKLMGIARNLDQQVQERTKELSVSNNLLLEKNKELDEFIYKSAHDLRGPIARFKGLSQLIQMEYDQDNDISDHLRHLNHSANHMDNMLKRLSNVYEISARPISPQMIDVNMIMETVFERLKGEENMNNVSIEVNNLVKDKVQIDPSLLHLILKNLIGNAVRFYDPLKLKKWVKVNIEIVDKQLVVSVKDNGIGIKKEQQENIFDLFYVGSELPKGPGLGLYICKIITKKLNGDISLNYSSKEKETEFKTSIPIGL; from the coding sequence GTGAAAAACTATTTAAACTATTCTATTATTCTTTCAATGATCAGTTTTCTGCTATTGGTTGCCGTGCAGCCAATTGATGCAGCAATAGATCCAATTTTTACATCACAACATGTAAATTTGCTCACATATTTTTTTAATATTGAGAGCGAAAACCTTACAAATATTTTTCAAGCAGTATTCATATCCTTATTGGGTTTAGGCATGTTCGGAATTGCATTTAGTTTTGTTAATGTAGGATCCAAGAGAATTAAGAAGCATAATGATTATTTAGAAAATCTCGTTAAAGATAGAACTCGAACCTTAGAAGAAAAGCACCAACAACTAAGAGCCCAGAATGAGGCTTACAAAGAAGCTTTAGAACTAATTCATGACCAAAAAGAGGAAATTGAAACTGCTCAGCAAGATCTTTTAGTAAAAAACAGAGACCTAAGAGAAGCTTTTGAAGAAATTCAATCCCAAAATGAGCTTTTAGATCACGAAAGAAGCAAATTAGAACAAGCCAAGAGGATTATTCAGGGTCAGAATAAAAAGCTCATGGGAATCGCTAGAAATCTTGATCAGCAAGTTCAAGAGAGAACAAAAGAACTTTCAGTTTCCAACAATCTTCTATTGGAGAAGAACAAAGAACTTGATGAATTCATTTATAAATCTGCTCATGATTTAAGGGGACCAATAGCCAGATTCAAAGGTTTAAGTCAACTGATTCAAATGGAATATGATCAGGATAATGATATTTCTGATCATCTGCGGCATTTGAATCATTCTGCTAACCATATGGACAATATGCTTAAGAGATTAAGCAATGTATATGAAATTAGCGCCAGACCGATCAGTCCACAAATGATTGATGTAAACATGATAATGGAAACCGTCTTTGAAAGGTTAAAAGGTGAGGAGAACATGAATAATGTTTCCATTGAAGTTAATAATTTAGTTAAAGATAAAGTTCAAATTGATCCAAGCTTACTTCATTTGATATTAAAGAATTTAATAGGTAATGCCGTCCGTTTTTATGATCCTTTAAAATTAAAGAAGTGGGTTAAAGTAAACATTGAAATAGTTGATAAGCAGCTGGTTGTCAGTGTTAAAGACAATGGTATTGGAATCAAAAAAGAGCAACAGGAAAATATATTTGACCTTTTTTATGTAGGCTCTGAATTGCCTAAAGGTCCTGGTTTAGGATTATATATCTGTAAAATCATCACCAAAAAGCTAAATGGTGATATTTCCTTAAACTACTCTTCTAAAGAGAAAGAAACCGAGTTTAAGACTTCTATTCCTATAGGCCTCTAG